The nucleotide window CGATGGCACCACCAGCCGTGGCAAGCAGCCACGCGGCCAACCGGCCTGCACGCTGGCGGCGGCGGAATCGGGCAAGTTGTTGCGGGAAGTTCATGGCGGAGGGAGGGGTGGTCAGGCGAGTCCCTGGCGGCGGCGCAGGAACCACTCGGTGGCGGGAAGGATGGCGAGACCCAAGGCGAAAAGGGCGTGGTTCCAGGCTGGTTGCCACACGGCTCCGGATTCGATGGTGGAGGGAGGTGCGGTATGAAGATGTTCGCGGAGGAATGTATCGAAGCGAGTGGGATCGATCGATTGTCCTCCGGTGTTGGTCGAGAGTGCGGCGAGGAATGCGGGATCGGGCGAGAGATCGTCTCCTTCCGCCGGTGGTGCGGGCACGGTCAGTTCGACCTCTGGCGCGGGAGGTGCCTGTGGGCGTGAGTCCACCAGCGCGACGTGCCAGACACCCGCGGCAGAAGGGGTGAGGGTGGCCTGCCAGCGCGGACGGCCCGAGGGATCGGTGATGGCGGCTGGCGTGACTTCGGTGGTTCCGCCATCGGGACCGGAGAGGCGAAGCACGGGTGCAGGTGCGGGCAATGGACCACGGTAGGCGATGGACACGGCCACAGGCTTTCCGGCGTCGCCCTGGGAGGATGCGAGGTGCAGCGAGAAATCCTGACCGGGCAGGAACTCGGAATAGGATGCCATCCATTGGATGAGCTGGGTCCAGTAGTCCTCGTACATGTTGCCGAGTTCGCGGGCCTCCGGGTAGAAGTCCCATTTCCACAGTCCATCGCCATTGACCAGACCGGTGACGCCTTGGCCATAGCGGCGTACGAGCAGCACGGGGAACTTGCCGCCTTGCTCGCCGATGCCGTCCGCAAGGATGCGGGTGAAGGGTTTCACCGCTGCGACCGAGCGACCGTCTTTCAAGCGTGGCAGCGAGTTCCACACGGAGGCATTTGCGGCGGGCAGAGCTTCGCCGAACAATCCGGCGGCTTCACCCTCCGCATTCGGTGCGAACCGGAAATCGGCGGTGACCGTGTTCGCCCATGCGACCGGCTCCAGTGTATCGAGGCCGGCCACTTCGGTGCCGGTGGGCTTGCCGCGTGAGAACAGCACCGCGCCGCCATGATCGCGAACGTAGGCGCGGAGCGCATCGAGACGGGCCGGCGTGAGGAAGGAATCGATGTTGCGGCCGAAGACGATCAGGTCGTAGCGCGCCAGTTCATCGGCGCTCTCGGGGAAGATCGCCTGGGAGGTCTCGGTTGGTGCCGCCTGTCCGGAATCGATGCGGAAATAGCGCTGGTCCGAGAGACGGTGGACGGAGTGGACATCCATATGCTTCTGCTGGCGCAGGAGCTGGGCGAGGAACTTCGAGTCCCAGTAGGGCGCGCCTTCGGCGAGGAACACGCGTGTCTTGGACGTGAGCACGCGGACCGTCACGGCAGCCTGGTTGTTGCCGGGCCTTGCTTCGCCTTCCTGCTCCGCGGTGGTGATGCTCCAGCGGGCATTCGTGGCGGGCGCGGGAATTTCGAAGGTGACGAGGCCGGGCTTGCCCTCGGTTAGATCGATGGTCTGGCGGGCGAGTTCCTTGCCATCGGCACCGTTCAGGATGACCGTCGAGCGAAGCGCTCCCAGTCCGGTGCTTTCCAGCACCACCGGCACGCGGACCGATTGGCCGGCGAAGACGTGAAGGGTGGGACGCGCGGCGCGCAGAGAGAGATCGGCGACGGGATCGTTCGCGCCGATGGCCAGCGTGTGAACGGGCACTTCGCGGGCACGTGCGCGCAGGGCGAGCGCTTCCATGGTTCCTGCCGCCGCCTGTCCGGTCTGACGGCCATCGCTGATGACGAGCATGCCAGCCGGGGCCTCGCCTGCGGCGGAGCTCTCCTGAAAGGCGGTTTCGATCGCGTGAAGGATGTTTGAGGCCTTGCCTTCCGCGCGATCCGGCAGCGTGTCTGCCGCTGGATGAAGTGAATCATCGAAGGCTTGCAGCCGCACCGGCAGACCGGTGGCCTTGGCTTCCTTTGCCGCCTTGTTGGCGAAATCGCGGGCGAGAGAGTAGCGGGTGCCAGCGCCGGAAGCGCGAGCCATCGAACTGGAGGTGTCGGTGAGGACGATCCACGGACGCTGGGTGTGATCGGTGGGCCTCACCCATCGGCCCGGATTGAGCAGAATCACAGCGAGTCCGCAGAGCGCTGCACCCCGCAGACCGAGCAGCAGTCCGCGGCGCGAACCTGTGAGTCCTCGCGTGGAACGCCACGACGCGGCCATGCCCACCATGCCGCCCACGACGAGCAGCAACAGGAGCCATGGCAATGGAAAGGGAGGATTCACGAGGCGTCAGGATTTCCGGAGGGTGGGAGAGGCGATCCAAGGTTCAACCAGCATCGCGAGCAAAGTCAGGCCGATCAGCCAGGGCCAGAGAGGCAGTCCGTGGTCGAGCGCCGCGGCGCGGGCCAGCGAATCATTTGTGCGGCTGCTGCCGGGACCGAAGGTGGGTGGCTCGGGCAGGGCGCGGAGGTCGGATTCCGATTCGGGGAAATTGGCGACCGAGTAGTGGACGGGTTGGCCGGAGACCAACCAGGCATGGATGCCGGGAGTCGCAGGCTGCCTGGCCCGCCACACCGGGCCTCCGGTGCCGGTGGTTTGTTCGAGCGGCACGGGTTTGCCATCCGGTCCGGCGAGCGTGAGCGTGGCGGCTTGCGAAGGATCGGAAGGCGACCATGCGGGCAGCGAGCCGGATTCGATGGCGAAGTGATCACCCGGTTTGTTCGGCCGGGTGTGCAGAATCAGCTCGGCGAAGGCGGGGAGGAAGGATTGGCGTGTGGTCCAGTCTCCCGCCGCAGGATCAAGCGGCAGATTGCACAGGATGATCGGCGCGGAGGCCGTGGGGAAGGAAACCAAAGCAGGCGTGCCATCGGCGAAGCGGCCCAGGGTTTCGCCTTTCCCCGTGACGCTCGCAGGCAGACGGACGCGCTGGCGGATGGTGCCCGCGAGCGGATTGCCGAATTCTCCGGAGGCGAAGAGCGCGAATGCCGGGTGTCCCTCCGCTGGCATCGACTGCCATCCGTCCTGTTTGGTCTCGATGGTGAGCATGCCATCGGCGGCATCCGGTGGAGTGGAGGCCAGGACGGAAAGGGATTTCGCCGGGGAACCGGGGGCTGGATGTACGATGAGTGTCGTACTCTGCTCCGCCAACGCGCGCAGTTTTTCCGGTGAAGAGCCGTCCCATGCCGGGATCAGCAGCAGATCGCAGGGCGGGGGATTCGCCGGGTCCGGGCAATCCACGGTATCGAGCCACGGCAGGGCATCAGCCAGAGAACGGGCGACGCGTGCTTCCGCGCTGTTCGCGGGAGCCGCCACCGCCAGTCGCAGGGATTCGCGGACGCGCAGCGCGAGATAACGGCGGTCGTCTCCGGGGAAGCTGTCTTCATCGATGGCGGCGGTGAGGGCGAGCAACCCGGCTGCGGGACAGCGGACCGTGAAGGCGGCTTCGGCCTCGCCCCATGCGGGGAGATCGACCGGACGGGATTGGTGCGAGCCACCGGCATCGAGCGATAGCAGCGGGCGACGCGCTTCACCGGAGAAATTCCGGACGCGGCAGAGCACGGTGGCTTCCTGGCCGGCGACCGGTTCGGCAGGCGAAGCCACCAGCGAGGTGAGCGCGATGTTCGGCGCATCACCCTTCGCGACCGGCACGGCCCGGACATGGATGTCCGAGGGAACGGTGCCATCGAAAGCCTTCCACGCGCTGGCTTGAAAATCCGAGATCACGACCAGTTCCTTGCGGCCGGTGCCGATGGCGCATTGGCGCAGGGCGAGTTCCCATGCGCGTGCAAGTGCTCCGGCTTCCGGGCGGGCACCGGCTTGATCGAGCGACTCTCCGAGGAAGGCGCGGTTCGGCGCGGGTTCCGGAAACACGGCGGAGGGTTCGGCATCGATCCACACCACGTTTGCCGCGTCCGGGCGGATGCTGGAAAGGGCCTCGCGTGCGGCGAGGATGGCGGATTCGAAACGAGTGGCGGCACCATCGCGAGCGGCCATCGAGGCGGAGCGATCCACCAGCAGCACCAGCGTGGTGCGCTCACCCGGCAGCGGCGCGCTTTTCGAAAGCAACAGCGGTCCGAGGAACGCGGCGGCCAGTGCCAGAATGGCGAGGGTGCGCAGGATCAGCAGCAGCCAGTCCTTCGGCTTGCGGAAGCGGTTGGTGCGGCGCACCACGCGCTGGAGGAAGTCGAGGTTCGAGAAGCGGTACACCGGCGGCCGGGTGCGTGAAAGCAGGTGCACGAGCAGCGGCAGCGCCGCGAGCGCGAGCAGTGGCAGCAGCCAGGGTTGCTGGAGGAAGAGGCTCATCGTTCAGTGGCGGAACCGGTCGAACAGCGAGAAATACGATTCCGTGGTGGGCGCGAGCGCGTAGTCCACGTGGCGGCCGGCGGCGAGCGCGCGCAAGGTGCGGCTGTGGTCGAGGATTTCCTTTTTCCACGCGTCGCGCAGCGCCTGCGGATGCACGGTCAGGCGGGCATCACTCTCCATGTCCACGAAGCGCGAGAGACCGCGGTTGCCGAGATCGAGCTCGGCGGGATCGAGGATGTGGAAGAGATGCACGCGGAAGCCGCGATGGAGATAGGGATTCAACGCGGTGAAGAGGCGCGCGGGATCGGTGAAGAGATCGGACAGGATCACCAGCGTGCCGCGGCGCTTCAGCAACGGATGCGCGCGGTGCAGCACCTCCGGCAGGTCGGTGGGCGCACCGGCGGTGGTGTGCTCCAGCGTGGTCATCAGATCGTGGAGGTGGCGGCGGGTGGAACCGGGCGGCAGGTGCTTGCGGATGCCTTGGTCGAAGAGCGTGAGCGAGACGCGGTCGTTCTTGGAGGTCACCAGCCAGGACAGGCAGGCCGCGAAGAACGAGGCATACTCCAGCTTCGTGAGCCGCTGTTCCTGCTCGGGAAAGGCCATCGACGCCGAGGCATCCAGGAAGATGTGGCATTCGAGATTCGTCTCCTGCTCGAAGGTGCGCAGGAACAGCTTGTCGTTCCTTGCGAACACGCGCCAATCGACCTGTGCGAGATCATCGCCGGGAACGTATTGCCGGAACTCGTGGAACTCGATCGAAGCGCCGCGCTGCTTCGACCGGTGGCGGCCGGAAAGATAGCCCTCGACCATCGCCTTGGCTCCGAACTCGTAGTTCTTCAGCCGGCGGATGTCCTCGGGCTTGAGATATTTCCAGGCGGTGTTCATGCGCCGAGGCCGATGAGCTTCGACACGAGCTGATCCACGGTGATGCCTTCGCCGGTGGCATTGTAGTTCGCGATGACGCGGTGCCGCAGCACCGGCAGGGCGACGGCACGGACTTCCTCCACGGAGGCGGAGGAGCGACCGCGCAGGAGGGCCAGCGCCCGGGCGGCGCGGGCAAGGCATTGCGAAGCGCGCGGACCGGCTCCGTAGGCGACGTAGTTCTTCACGTCCGCGGTGGCGTGGGGCGAGTCCGGCCGGGTGGCGTGAACTAGCTTGAGGATTTCCTGCACGACTGGTTCCGGCAACGGTACGTCATGCACGGCATCCTGGAGCGCGAGCACGCCTGCGGCATTGAGCAGCGTTTCCGCATGGGTGGTGGAGCGTCCGGTGGTGCGCTCGATGATCCGCGCCTCCTCCTCCATGGTCGGGTAGCCGATGTTGAGCTGGAAGAAGAAGCGGTCGAGCTGCGCCTCCGGCAGCGGATAGGTGCCTTCGTGTTCGATCGGGTTCTGGGTGGCGAAGACGATGAACGGTTCCTCCAGATGGCGGGTTTGTCCGTTCACGGTCACCTGCTTTTCCTGCATCGCCTCCAACAGAGCGGCCTGGGTTTTCGGCGGCGTGCGGTTGATTTCATCCGCGAGCAGCAGGTTGGTGAAGACCGGGCCGGGCACGAACTGGAATTCGCGGCTGCCGTCGGCGCTGTTCTGAAGGATCTCCGAGCCGACGATATCGGTGGGCATCAGATCGGGTGTGAACTGGATGCGCTGGAACTTCAGGCCGAGGATGCGGCCTAGCGTGGAAACCAGCAGCGTCTTCGCCAATCCGGGTACACCGACAAGCAGGCAGTGGCCCTTGCACAGCAGCGAGGTGAGGAGCTGCTCGACGATCTCTTCCTGTCCCACGATCACGCGGGCGGTTTCCCGGCGGATGTCGGCGACGGTGCCCTGGATCATTTCCCATTGGGCGGCGGGTTCCGGTGGTGCGGCGGTGGTGGACATGGTGATGGGCGGGAGTTGGAGGTGGAGAGGGGTTATTCGCTGTCGTCGGTATCGCCTTCGCTGTTGAGGGCGCGCCTCAGGTTTGCGGCTTTCGCGGTGTCCTCACGATGGAGGACGCTGATCATGAGATACAGGGTTTGGGCATCGGGCTGATCCAATGCCGTCATCGCATTGCGAAGAGGCGTGGTATCGGCAGGTGCGGTGACGGTGCCATTGGCAAGCGTCCATGTGAGGTGCTGCGACCGGCCGGAGGAGGAACCGAAGTTGACGAGCACCATGCCCTCCGGTGGAGTCGATGAATCGGATCCGCTTTCGAAAAGAGAGGAGACGGTGTACATCGAGTAGGTGGCCA belongs to Luteolibacter ambystomatis and includes:
- a CDS encoding AAA family ATPase, translated to MSTTAAPPEPAAQWEMIQGTVADIRRETARVIVGQEEIVEQLLTSLLCKGHCLLVGVPGLAKTLLVSTLGRILGLKFQRIQFTPDLMPTDIVGSEILQNSADGSREFQFVPGPVFTNLLLADEINRTPPKTQAALLEAMQEKQVTVNGQTRHLEEPFIVFATQNPIEHEGTYPLPEAQLDRFFFQLNIGYPTMEEEARIIERTTGRSTTHAETLLNAAGVLALQDAVHDVPLPEPVVQEILKLVHATRPDSPHATADVKNYVAYGAGPRASQCLARAARALALLRGRSSASVEEVRAVALPVLRHRVIANYNATGEGITVDQLVSKLIGLGA
- a CDS encoding DUF58 domain-containing protein, whose protein sequence is MNTAWKYLKPEDIRRLKNYEFGAKAMVEGYLSGRHRSKQRGASIEFHEFRQYVPGDDLAQVDWRVFARNDKLFLRTFEQETNLECHIFLDASASMAFPEQEQRLTKLEYASFFAACLSWLVTSKNDRVSLTLFDQGIRKHLPPGSTRRHLHDLMTTLEHTTAGAPTDLPEVLHRAHPLLKRRGTLVILSDLFTDPARLFTALNPYLHRGFRVHLFHILDPAELDLGNRGLSRFVDMESDARLTVHPQALRDAWKKEILDHSRTLRALAAGRHVDYALAPTTESYFSLFDRFRH
- a CDS encoding vWA domain-containing protein codes for the protein MSLFLQQPWLLPLLALAALPLLVHLLSRTRPPVYRFSNLDFLQRVVRRTNRFRKPKDWLLLILRTLAILALAAAFLGPLLLSKSAPLPGERTTLVLLVDRSASMAARDGAATRFESAILAAREALSSIRPDAANVVWIDAEPSAVFPEPAPNRAFLGESLDQAGARPEAGALARAWELALRQCAIGTGRKELVVISDFQASAWKAFDGTVPSDIHVRAVPVAKGDAPNIALTSLVASPAEPVAGQEATVLCRVRNFSGEARRPLLSLDAGGSHQSRPVDLPAWGEAEAAFTVRCPAAGLLALTAAIDEDSFPGDDRRYLALRVRESLRLAVAAPANSAEARVARSLADALPWLDTVDCPDPANPPPCDLLLIPAWDGSSPEKLRALAEQSTTLIVHPAPGSPAKSLSVLASTPPDAADGMLTIETKQDGWQSMPAEGHPAFALFASGEFGNPLAGTIRQRVRLPASVTGKGETLGRFADGTPALVSFPTASAPIILCNLPLDPAAGDWTTRQSFLPAFAELILHTRPNKPGDHFAIESGSLPAWSPSDPSQAATLTLAGPDGKPVPLEQTTGTGGPVWRARQPATPGIHAWLVSGQPVHYSVANFPESESDLRALPEPPTFGPGSSRTNDSLARAAALDHGLPLWPWLIGLTLLAMLVEPWIASPTLRKS